One genomic region from Ralstonia sp. RRA encodes:
- a CDS encoding chromate transporter, which produces MNTTPSTAPTPPQPHHERPSYTLWQLVLYFVRLGTLGFGGPVALAGYMRRDLVDAKQWITEADYKEGLALAQLAPGPLAAQLAIYLGYVHYRILGATLIGIAFVLPSFLMVVALGWAYVRFGGLTWMQSVFYGVGAAVIGIIAISAYKLTTKSVGKDKLLWAVYLVLAAVTVITESEVAWLFLAGGVLVWFWRAPPKWVRQGKVNALAATPLPAASGIFSSIDWPLLSQIGVFFAKAGAFVFGSGLAIVPFLYGGVVTEHHWLNDKQFVDAVAVAMITPGPVVITVGFIGYLIAGLPGACVAAAGTFLPCYLFTILPAPYFKKYGKLPAILAFVDGVTAAAVGAITGAVIVLAKRSIVDVPTVLLALVTVALLLKFKKLTEPVIVAGAALIGLAVYPLLHH; this is translated from the coding sequence ATGAACACGACCCCATCCACCGCGCCCACGCCACCGCAGCCTCACCACGAACGCCCGTCCTACACGCTCTGGCAACTGGTGCTGTATTTTGTGCGGCTCGGCACCCTGGGCTTCGGCGGCCCCGTGGCGCTGGCCGGCTATATGCGCCGCGACTTGGTGGACGCGAAGCAATGGATCACCGAGGCTGACTACAAGGAAGGCCTCGCGCTTGCACAGTTGGCACCCGGCCCATTGGCCGCGCAATTGGCGATTTACCTCGGCTATGTGCATTACCGCATCCTCGGGGCAACGCTGATCGGCATCGCCTTCGTGCTGCCGTCGTTCCTGATGGTGGTGGCGCTGGGGTGGGCTTATGTGCGCTTCGGCGGCCTGACCTGGATGCAGTCGGTGTTCTACGGGGTCGGTGCGGCCGTGATCGGCATCATCGCCATCAGCGCTTACAAGCTGACGACCAAGAGCGTTGGCAAGGACAAGCTGCTGTGGGCGGTCTACCTGGTGCTGGCGGCCGTCACCGTCATCACGGAATCGGAAGTGGCCTGGCTGTTCCTGGCCGGCGGTGTGCTCGTCTGGTTCTGGCGCGCACCGCCCAAGTGGGTACGTCAGGGCAAGGTGAATGCGCTGGCCGCGACACCGCTGCCGGCGGCCAGCGGCATCTTCAGCTCAATCGACTGGCCGCTGCTGTCGCAGATCGGCGTGTTCTTTGCCAAAGCGGGCGCCTTCGTGTTTGGCTCGGGCCTGGCCATCGTGCCATTCCTCTATGGCGGCGTGGTCACCGAACACCACTGGCTCAACGATAAACAGTTCGTCGATGCGGTGGCCGTGGCAATGATCACGCCGGGGCCGGTGGTCATCACGGTGGGCTTCATCGGCTACCTGATCGCGGGCCTGCCCGGCGCTTGCGTAGCAGCGGCTGGCACGTTCTTGCCGTGCTACCTGTTCACCATCCTGCCGGCGCCGTACTTCAAGAAGTACGGCAAGCTGCCCGCCATCCTGGCGTTTGTCGACGGTGTCACAGCCGCCGCCGTGGGTGCCATTACCGGCGCGGTGATCGTGCTGGCCAAGCGCTCCATCGTCGATGTGCCGACGGTGTTGCTGGCGCTGGTGACGGTCGCGCTGCTGCTCAAGTTCAAGAAGCTGACGGAGCCGGTGATCGTGGCCGGCGCCGCGTTGATCGGCCTGGCGGTGTATCCACTGCTCCACCACTGA
- a CDS encoding recombinase family protein: MLIGYARVSTQDQNLELQREALSKAGCKKVFEDKVSGTRADRPGLAKTLEMLREGDTLVVWKLDRLGRSVKQLVDLVGDLHKHGVQFRSLTDSIDTGTPSGRFFFHVMASLAEMERELTVERTRAGLEVAKQLGRKGGRKPKMTDSKIESAKKLLASGVPPKDVAKNLGVSIPTLYRWVPASTHA, from the coding sequence ATGTTGATTGGCTATGCGCGCGTCTCGACGCAGGATCAGAACCTGGAGCTGCAACGCGAAGCCTTGAGCAAGGCCGGATGTAAAAAGGTCTTCGAGGACAAGGTGAGTGGCACGCGGGCAGACCGGCCTGGCTTGGCCAAGACGCTCGAAATGCTGCGCGAAGGCGATACTTTGGTCGTCTGGAAGCTCGACCGGCTGGGCCGGTCGGTCAAGCAACTGGTCGATCTGGTCGGCGATCTGCACAAGCACGGTGTCCAGTTCAGGAGCCTCACCGACTCCATCGACACCGGCACACCATCCGGGCGGTTCTTCTTCCACGTCATGGCGAGCCTTGCCGAAATGGAGCGCGAGCTGACCGTCGAGCGCACCCGCGCCGGGCTGGAAGTCGCCAAGCAGCTCGGCCGCAAAGGCGGCCGCAAGCCGAAGATGACCGACAGCAAGATCGAGTCGGCCAAGAAGCTGCTGGCCAGCGGGGTGCCGCCCAAGGACGTGGCCAAGAACCTCGGCGTGTCCATTCCGACGCTGTACCGCTGGGTGCCAGCCTCCACGCACGCTTAG
- a CDS encoding MFS transporter — MTEAVHHGLASAVAATRGRLTRWLLPSGVDAGAWFILVGRALRGFCDGYIAVLLPAYLLALGLTQWAVGLVSSATLIGSALATILVGMLGSRFAPRRLLMLAAALMAATGVGFAGLSDLWPLLAIAFVGTLNPSSGDVSVFLPLEQARLAESALPDARTALFARYSLIGAFSAAIGALAAALPGWLATHSGLSFLAAMRAMFFVYALIGVALWVLYARLPLHQPQSGGAATPLGPSRGIVIRLALLFSVDAFAGGLVVNALLSLWLMQRFGLSPGAAGQFFFFAGLLTTASQLVAVPLARKIGLLNTMVFTHIPSSLCLIAAAFAPSLALTLGLLLVRSALSQMDVPTRTAYVMAVVTPPERTAAASLTSVPRSLAAAISPTLASAMLAAGWIGAPLVACGVLKIVYDLAILRGFRRVEPLN, encoded by the coding sequence ATGACTGAGGCTGTACATCACGGCCTGGCATCTGCCGTGGCCGCCACCCGGGGCCGGCTCACACGCTGGCTTCTGCCGTCGGGCGTTGATGCAGGTGCCTGGTTCATCCTTGTCGGCCGGGCACTGCGCGGTTTTTGCGACGGCTACATCGCCGTGCTGTTGCCGGCATACCTGCTGGCGCTCGGGCTCACCCAGTGGGCCGTCGGGCTCGTTAGCAGCGCCACGCTGATCGGCTCGGCGCTGGCAACGATTCTGGTCGGCATGCTCGGCAGTCGCTTTGCGCCGCGCCGCCTCCTGATGCTGGCGGCCGCCTTGATGGCGGCGACCGGCGTGGGCTTTGCCGGGCTCTCCGATCTCTGGCCGCTGCTGGCCATCGCCTTTGTCGGCACGCTCAACCCCAGTTCAGGCGATGTCAGTGTGTTCCTCCCGCTGGAGCAGGCGCGTCTGGCGGAATCGGCTTTGCCCGATGCCCGTACCGCGCTCTTCGCCCGCTACAGCCTGATCGGGGCGTTTTCCGCCGCCATCGGTGCCTTGGCCGCAGCCCTGCCTGGCTGGCTCGCTACGCATAGCGGCCTGTCTTTCCTGGCGGCGATGCGAGCGATGTTCTTCGTCTACGCATTGATCGGTGTCGCACTCTGGGTGCTCTATGCGCGTCTGCCTCTGCATCAGCCGCAATCAGGCGGGGCTGCAACTCCACTGGGGCCTTCGCGCGGCATCGTGATCCGGCTGGCGCTGCTTTTCAGCGTGGATGCGTTTGCGGGCGGCCTGGTGGTCAACGCACTGCTATCGCTGTGGCTGATGCAGCGTTTTGGCCTTTCGCCCGGGGCCGCAGGCCAGTTCTTCTTCTTTGCGGGGCTGCTGACGACGGCGTCCCAGCTCGTCGCCGTGCCCCTCGCGCGCAAGATCGGCTTGCTCAACACGATGGTGTTCACGCATATCCCGTCCAGCCTCTGCCTGATCGCGGCGGCGTTCGCGCCGTCGCTGGCCTTGACCCTGGGGCTGCTGCTCGTGCGCAGCGCGCTCTCCCAAATGGATGTGCCGACCCGAACGGCCTACGTGATGGCGGTGGTGACGCCGCCCGAGCGCACCGCCGCGGCAAGCCTGACCTCGGTTCCCAGAAGCCTGGCCGCTGCCATCAGCCCGACACTGGCCAGCGCGATGCTCGCCGCCGGCTGGATTGGCGCACCGTTGGTGGCCTGCGGCGTCCTGAAAATTGTCTACGACCTCGCCATCCTGCGCGGATTTCGGCGCGTCGAACCGCTCAACTGA
- a CDS encoding DUF1259 domain-containing protein, giving the protein MALRTPIALALAATVSVCAIAHAASPAQRAALDTARIEQVTGLKGSFSERENVFKVSKPRNDVPIQVDGVAMPPFMGLTSWAAFTPAHDGHAMLMGDTVLFEDEVNPAMSAALDAGLEVTALHNHFFFDRPRVYFMHIGGMGDPAELAAGVKKVYDKIAEIRAANPAPGTAFPGKIASENKITPAPLDAIFGTKGQASNGMFKVVIGAKGTMHGVSFGNEMGLNTWAAFAGTDDEAVVDGDFAMREDELQPVLKSMRADGINIVAIHQHMTHEQPRYMFLHYWGKGKAVDLAKGVKKALDAQASVHKSVMR; this is encoded by the coding sequence ATGGCTTTGCGAACACCGATTGCTCTTGCCCTGGCTGCAACCGTCAGCGTCTGTGCCATCGCCCACGCGGCGTCGCCCGCGCAGCGAGCCGCCCTGGATACCGCTCGCATCGAACAGGTCACCGGCCTGAAGGGCAGCTTCTCCGAGCGGGAGAACGTCTTCAAGGTGTCGAAGCCGCGCAACGATGTCCCCATCCAAGTGGACGGCGTGGCCATGCCGCCCTTCATGGGACTGACCTCCTGGGCGGCGTTCACGCCAGCCCATGACGGCCACGCCATGCTGATGGGCGACACCGTGCTCTTCGAGGATGAGGTGAACCCGGCCATGAGCGCGGCACTCGACGCCGGGCTGGAGGTCACGGCACTGCACAACCACTTCTTCTTCGACCGGCCTCGGGTGTATTTCATGCATATCGGCGGCATGGGCGACCCGGCCGAACTCGCCGCTGGCGTAAAGAAGGTCTACGACAAAATCGCCGAGATTCGTGCGGCGAACCCAGCTCCCGGGACGGCGTTTCCCGGCAAGATCGCCAGCGAGAACAAGATCACGCCGGCGCCCTTGGACGCCATTTTTGGGACGAAGGGGCAAGCCAGCAATGGCATGTTCAAGGTCGTGATCGGTGCCAAGGGCACCATGCACGGTGTGTCCTTCGGCAATGAAATGGGGCTGAACACCTGGGCCGCGTTTGCCGGCACCGATGACGAGGCCGTGGTGGATGGTGACTTCGCGATGCGCGAAGACGAGCTGCAGCCCGTGCTGAAGTCGATGCGGGCCGATGGCATCAACATCGTGGCCATTCACCAGCACATGACGCACGAGCAGCCGCGCTACATGTTCCTGCACTACTGGGGCAAGGGCAAAGCGGTCGACCTGGCAAAGGGCGTGAAGAAAGCCCTGGACGCGCAGGCCAGCGTGCACAAATCAGTGATGCGGTGA
- a CDS encoding chromate resistance protein ChrB domain-containing protein, with translation MTAPLDSWLLLIVSLPTASATARMRVWRALKALGCAALRDGAYLLPAHAEQAPQLRELADEVVRENGQAWLLHVQAPGPDEAAIYQALFDRTPDYTDWLAELSDARKTLPGLAAAELNRLHRRHARTYEAIRKIDFFPNEASIRAQAQWRDFAGAVTAVQSPGEPHAAAGSIPRRDPAQYQGRMWATRQHLWVDRVASAWLIQRFIDPHARFLWLESPADCPADALGFDFDGATFTHVGDRVSFEVLLASFGLDGNHGLARLGAVVHALDVGGTTVPEAGGFEAILAGARKRLADDDALLTEIGSVLDSLYAHFSGSRKPS, from the coding sequence ATGACTGCCCCTCTCGATTCCTGGCTCCTGCTGATCGTCAGCCTGCCAACCGCGAGCGCAACCGCGCGCATGCGCGTCTGGCGCGCGCTCAAGGCGCTGGGCTGTGCCGCCCTGCGCGACGGCGCCTACTTATTGCCTGCCCACGCGGAACAAGCCCCCCAGTTGCGCGAGTTGGCCGACGAAGTCGTACGGGAAAACGGCCAAGCCTGGCTGCTGCACGTCCAGGCCCCAGGGCCGGATGAGGCGGCGATCTATCAGGCCCTATTCGACCGCACCCCTGATTACACGGACTGGTTGGCCGAGCTGTCGGATGCCCGCAAGACGCTCCCCGGCCTGGCCGCGGCGGAACTCAACCGCCTGCACCGTCGGCACGCCCGCACCTATGAGGCCATCCGCAAGATCGACTTCTTCCCCAACGAGGCGTCGATCCGTGCGCAGGCGCAGTGGCGGGACTTTGCGGGCGCCGTCACTGCCGTTCAATCGCCGGGTGAGCCGCATGCGGCCGCCGGCAGCATCCCGCGCCGCGACCCTGCGCAGTATCAGGGCCGTATGTGGGCCACACGCCAGCATCTGTGGGTCGATCGCGTTGCCAGCGCCTGGCTGATCCAGCGCTTCATCGATCCGCACGCGCGCTTTCTCTGGCTGGAGAGCCCCGCCGATTGCCCGGCAGATGCGCTGGGCTTCGACTTTGACGGTGCGACCTTCACGCACGTCGGCGACCGGGTGTCGTTCGAGGTGCTGCTCGCCAGCTTCGGCCTGGACGGCAATCACGGGCTCGCCCGGCTCGGCGCGGTCGTGCACGCGCTGGACGTGGGCGGCACCACCGTGCCGGAAGCTGGCGGCTTCGAAGCCATCCTGGCCGGCGCTCGCAAACGACTGGCCGATGACGACGCGCTGCTGACAGAGATCGGCAGTGTGCTCGATTCCCTCTATGCCCACTTCTCCGGCAGCCGCAAACCAAGCTGA
- a CDS encoding Fe-Mn family superoxide dismutase produces the protein MTTQMKPLACDPTKLSGLSEKLIASHYENNYGGAVKRLNAIAAAFAALDVTTAAGFVLNGLKREELIATNSMILHEVYFDSLGDGGPLGGNLKVAIERDFGSVERWQAEFTAMGKALGGGSGWVLLTYSPRDGRLVNQWAADHTHTLAGGTPILALDMYEHAYHMDYGAKAAAYVDAFMQNVHWARVAERLATVQR, from the coding sequence ATGACTACCCAAATGAAGCCGCTGGCATGCGATCCGACCAAGCTGTCCGGCTTGTCGGAGAAGCTGATCGCCAGCCACTACGAGAACAACTACGGCGGCGCCGTGAAGCGCCTGAATGCCATCGCGGCGGCGTTTGCGGCGCTCGATGTGACCACGGCTGCGGGGTTCGTGCTCAACGGCCTCAAGCGTGAAGAGCTGATCGCCACGAACTCCATGATCCTGCACGAGGTGTACTTCGACAGCCTTGGGGATGGCGGGCCGTTGGGGGGCAACCTGAAGGTTGCCATCGAACGCGATTTCGGCTCGGTCGAGCGCTGGCAGGCCGAATTCACAGCGATGGGCAAGGCGCTTGGCGGCGGCTCCGGCTGGGTGTTGCTGACCTACTCGCCGCGTGATGGGCGGCTCGTCAACCAGTGGGCAGCGGACCACACCCATACGCTGGCCGGCGGCACGCCAATCCTGGCGCTCGACATGTACGAGCACGCGTACCACATGGACTACGGCGCCAAGGCCGCGGCCTATGTCGACGCGTTCATGCAGAACGTGCACTGGGCGCGCGTCGCCGAGCGTCTGGCCACCGTGCAGCGGTAG
- a CDS encoding DUF86 domain-containing protein, with the protein MSENRLPDYLDHIQQAATDARSFVEGMAKDDFLADKRTQQAVIMSLIVIGEAATKVMDGYVEFTQAHADVPWRSMRNMRNRMAHGYFDINLDVVWETVQEWLPALLQQLPAVRQDADDEDRNDKGMEP; encoded by the coding sequence ATGAGCGAGAACCGCCTGCCCGATTACCTCGACCACATTCAGCAGGCCGCAACCGATGCGCGCAGCTTCGTGGAAGGGATGGCCAAGGACGACTTCTTGGCCGACAAGCGCACCCAGCAGGCCGTCATCATGAGCCTGATCGTCATCGGCGAGGCGGCCACAAAGGTGATGGATGGCTACGTCGAGTTCACCCAGGCGCATGCCGACGTGCCGTGGCGCAGCATGCGCAATATGCGTAATCGCATGGCTCACGGCTATTTCGACATCAACCTCGATGTGGTGTGGGAGACGGTACAGGAATGGCTGCCGGCGTTGCTCCAGCAATTGCCCGCCGTGCGTCAGGATGCCGACGATGAAGACCGTAACGACAAAGGCATGGAGCCATGA
- a CDS encoding chromate resistance protein ChrB domain-containing protein — MQWITRERPKIDRIACPWLIARFIDETPEFLYVPSGDVVRIANERGAIPYDIPGVELTHVGELCSFDAFLNKYRLGQDAALQQLARIVRGADTSRLDLTPQSSGLYAISLGLSQVYADDHEMLEHGLVMYDALYAWCQRCQAETHKWPPKMPA; from the coding sequence ATGCAGTGGATTACGCGCGAGCGCCCCAAGATCGATCGCATTGCCTGTCCCTGGCTGATCGCCCGCTTCATCGATGAGACGCCGGAGTTCCTCTATGTACCGTCGGGCGATGTGGTGCGCATCGCCAACGAACGTGGTGCGATTCCGTACGACATCCCTGGTGTGGAGCTTACGCATGTCGGCGAGCTGTGCAGCTTCGACGCCTTCCTCAACAAGTACCGCCTCGGCCAGGACGCCGCGCTGCAGCAGTTGGCCCGCATCGTGCGCGGCGCGGATACGTCGCGGCTGGACCTGACGCCGCAGTCCAGCGGGCTGTATGCCATCTCGCTCGGACTCTCGCAGGTGTATGCCGACGACCACGAGATGCTGGAGCACGGGCTGGTGATGTACGACGCCCTCTATGCGTGGTGCCAACGCTGCCAGGCCGAGACGCACAAGTGGCCTCCCAAGATGCCGGCCTGA
- a CDS encoding CusA/CzcA family heavy metal efflux RND transporter: MIGSILNGAVRLRWLVLFLTAVVATVGAWQLNLLPIDVTPDITNKQVQINTVVPTLSPVEVEKRVTYPIETALSGLNGVESTRSFSRNGFSQVTVIFKESANLYFMRQQVSERLAQARPSLPEGAEPQMGPVSTGLGEVFHYSVEYAHPDGKGATIKDGLPGWQSDGSFLTDRGERLTDQVSKLAYLRTVQDWIVRPQLRTTPGVADVDSLGGYVKQYVVEPDAAKLAAYGISYAELARGLEDANLSVGANYIRRSGESYLVRADARIRSVDEISRAVIAQRQNVPITVGQVAVVKVGGELRSGAASRNGYETVVGSALMLVGANSRTVAQAVGDKLKQIEKTMPPGVVIVPTLDRSQLVVATIETVAKNLTEGALLVVVILFLLLGNVRAATIAALVIPLSLLISAIGMNALGISGNLMSLGALDFGLIIDGAVIIVENTLRRLAERQHREGRLLTLRERLDEVVLSSREMVRPTVYGQLVIFLVFLPCLTFQGVEGKMFSPMVITLMLALASAFVLSLTFVPAMIAVLMRKQVAEKEVRVIAATKQRYRPWLQAAVRRPLPFLGAGALTLALAAVAFAFVGREFMPTLDEQNLNLSSVRIPSTSIDQSVAIDLPLERAVMTLPEVKTVYSKAGTASLAADPMPPNASDNYIILKPKDEWPAGVTTKEQVIERIRQKTAAMVGNNYDVTQPIEMRFNELIGGVRSDVAVKIYGEDLDELAATAQRVAAVLRKTPGAADVRVPLTGGFPTFDIVFDRAAIARYGLTVKEVADTLSTALAGKAAGQVFDGDRRFDIVVRLAREQRDNLDVLGALPVMLPQADGQPRASVPLRQLVQFRFTQGLNEVSRDNGKRRIYVEANVGERDLGSFVDDAAKRIANEVKLPTGSWIEWGGQFQNLQAATKRLAIIVPACFILIAATLYLAIGSAMLTATVLTAVPLALAGGVFALLLRGMPFSISAAVGFIAVSGVAVLNGLVLISAIRKRLKDGMAPDAAVVEGAMERVRPVLMTALVASLGFVPMAIATGTGAEVQKPLATVVIGGLVTATVLTLFVLPALCGLVLRRQARRESGDQGVLEAQP, encoded by the coding sequence ATGATCGGCAGCATTCTGAACGGCGCGGTCCGGCTGCGCTGGCTCGTGTTGTTCCTGACGGCGGTGGTGGCGACAGTCGGCGCCTGGCAGCTCAACCTGCTGCCGATCGACGTCACGCCCGACATCACCAACAAGCAGGTCCAGATCAATACCGTGGTGCCGACGCTCAGCCCGGTGGAGGTTGAGAAACGTGTGACCTATCCGATCGAGACCGCGTTGTCCGGCTTGAACGGTGTGGAGAGCACGCGTTCGTTCTCGCGCAACGGCTTCAGCCAGGTCACGGTGATCTTCAAGGAGAGTGCCAACCTCTACTTCATGCGCCAGCAGGTGTCGGAGCGGCTGGCGCAGGCGCGCCCGAGCCTGCCCGAAGGGGCCGAGCCGCAAATGGGACCGGTATCGACCGGCCTGGGTGAGGTGTTCCACTACAGCGTGGAATATGCCCACCCTGATGGCAAAGGCGCAACGATCAAGGATGGGCTGCCCGGCTGGCAGAGCGACGGCAGCTTTCTGACGGACCGGGGAGAACGGCTGACCGATCAGGTCTCCAAGCTCGCCTATCTGCGCACGGTGCAGGACTGGATCGTCCGGCCGCAACTGCGCACCACGCCCGGTGTGGCCGACGTGGATTCCCTGGGCGGCTACGTCAAGCAGTATGTGGTCGAGCCCGACGCGGCCAAGCTGGCGGCCTACGGCATCTCGTATGCTGAACTGGCGCGGGGGCTGGAAGACGCCAACCTCTCGGTCGGCGCCAACTACATCCGGCGCTCGGGCGAGTCGTATCTCGTGCGCGCGGACGCCCGCATCCGCTCGGTGGACGAGATTTCACGCGCGGTCATTGCGCAACGGCAGAACGTGCCGATCACGGTCGGCCAGGTTGCTGTCGTCAAGGTCGGGGGCGAACTGCGCTCCGGGGCAGCCAGCCGCAACGGCTATGAAACTGTGGTCGGCAGTGCGTTGATGCTGGTGGGCGCCAACAGCCGCACGGTGGCGCAAGCGGTGGGCGACAAGCTCAAGCAGATCGAAAAGACGATGCCGCCGGGCGTGGTGATCGTGCCGACGCTGGACCGCTCGCAACTGGTTGTGGCCACCATCGAAACCGTGGCGAAAAATCTGACCGAAGGCGCGTTGCTGGTGGTGGTGATCCTGTTCCTGCTGCTGGGCAACGTGCGGGCGGCGACCATCGCGGCGCTGGTCATTCCGCTGTCGCTGCTGATCAGCGCAATCGGTATGAACGCGCTGGGCATTTCCGGCAACCTGATGAGCCTGGGCGCACTGGACTTTGGCCTCATCATCGACGGTGCCGTCATCATCGTCGAGAACACACTGCGCCGGCTGGCCGAACGCCAGCACCGGGAGGGCCGCCTGCTGACGCTGCGCGAACGGCTGGACGAAGTGGTGCTGTCGTCGCGCGAGATGGTCCGCCCCACGGTCTATGGCCAGCTCGTCATCTTCCTGGTTTTCCTGCCGTGCCTGACCTTCCAGGGCGTCGAGGGCAAGATGTTCTCGCCGATGGTCATCACACTGATGCTGGCGCTGGCGTCAGCCTTCGTGCTGTCGCTGACCTTCGTGCCGGCCATGATCGCGGTGCTGATGCGCAAACAGGTCGCAGAGAAGGAAGTGCGGGTGATCGCGGCCACCAAGCAGCGGTATCGCCCGTGGCTGCAAGCAGCGGTAAGGCGTCCGCTGCCTTTTCTTGGGGCGGGTGCGCTTACGCTCGCGCTGGCCGCCGTGGCCTTTGCCTTCGTCGGCCGCGAGTTCATGCCGACGTTGGACGAACAGAACCTGAACCTCTCGTCCGTGCGCATTCCGTCGACGTCGATCGACCAGTCGGTGGCCATCGACTTGCCGCTGGAGCGGGCGGTGATGACGCTGCCGGAAGTGAAGACGGTCTACTCGAAGGCCGGTACCGCCAGCCTGGCGGCAGACCCGATGCCGCCCAACGCGTCCGACAACTACATCATCCTGAAGCCTAAGGACGAATGGCCGGCGGGGGTGACCACCAAGGAACAGGTGATCGAGCGCATCCGCCAGAAGACCGCCGCGATGGTCGGCAACAACTACGACGTGACACAGCCGATCGAGATGCGCTTCAACGAGCTGATCGGTGGCGTGCGCAGCGACGTGGCTGTGAAGATCTACGGTGAGGATCTGGATGAGCTCGCGGCCACGGCCCAGCGCGTTGCGGCGGTGCTGCGCAAGACGCCGGGTGCGGCCGACGTACGTGTGCCGCTTACCGGCGGCTTCCCGACCTTCGACATCGTGTTCGACCGGGCCGCGATTGCCCGCTACGGCCTGACCGTCAAGGAAGTGGCCGACACGCTGTCGACCGCACTGGCCGGCAAGGCGGCCGGTCAGGTGTTCGATGGCGACCGGCGCTTCGATATCGTGGTCCGCTTGGCCCGCGAGCAACGCGACAACCTCGATGTGCTTGGCGCGCTGCCGGTCATGCTGCCACAGGCTGATGGCCAACCACGCGCATCGGTACCGCTGCGTCAGTTGGTGCAATTCCGCTTCACCCAAGGTCTGAACGAAGTGAGCCGCGACAACGGCAAGCGGCGCATCTACGTGGAGGCCAACGTGGGCGAGCGCGACCTGGGCAGCTTCGTCGACGATGCTGCCAAGCGCATCGCCAACGAGGTCAAGCTGCCGACCGGCTCGTGGATCGAATGGGGCGGGCAGTTCCAGAATCTCCAGGCGGCGACGAAGCGCCTGGCGATCATCGTGCCGGCGTGCTTCATCCTGATCGCGGCCACGCTCTATCTGGCGATCGGCAGCGCCATGCTGACGGCGACGGTATTGACCGCCGTGCCGCTCGCGCTCGCCGGCGGCGTGTTTGCGCTGCTGCTGCGCGGCATGCCGTTCTCGATCTCCGCTGCCGTCGGGTTCATTGCCGTGTCGGGGGTGGCGGTGCTCAACGGGCTCGTGCTCATCTCGGCCATCCGCAAGCGCCTGAAAGATGGCATGGCGCCCGATGCGGCAGTCGTCGAAGGGGCCATGGAACGGGTGCGGCCTGTGCTGATGACGGCGCTGGTTGCCTCGCTCGGCTTCGTGCCGATGGCGATTGCGACGGGTACCGGCGCCGAGGTGCAGAAGCCGCTGGCGACGGTGGTGATCGGCGGCCTGGTCACCGCCACCGTCCTGACACTGTTCGTGCTACCCGCGCTCTGCGGGCTGGTGTTGCGGCGGCAGGCCCGCCGCGAGTCGGGTGACCAGGGGGTACTCGAAGCGCAGCCATAA
- a CDS encoding cupin domain-containing protein → MTVESRIFSVAEYVQPSEGEPIRSVVLETRDSIIVVWHVHPGQEIAAHIHPHGQDTWTVLSGMADYFQGNGIVRALREGEIAVARPGQVHGARNTGTEPFVFVSVVASANAGFVLAER, encoded by the coding sequence ATGACTGTTGAATCGAGAATATTTTCTGTAGCCGAGTATGTTCAGCCGTCCGAAGGCGAGCCTATTCGTTCCGTTGTGCTTGAAACCCGAGACTCAATTATCGTGGTTTGGCATGTCCATCCCGGGCAGGAAATTGCGGCTCACATTCATCCTCACGGCCAAGACACGTGGACTGTTTTGTCGGGAATGGCTGATTACTTTCAGGGCAATGGGATTGTTCGTGCCCTCAGGGAAGGTGAGATAGCCGTGGCAAGACCGGGCCAAGTGCACGGGGCGCGAAATACAGGTACCGAGCCATTTGTGTTCGTCTCGGTTGTGGCATCAGCCAATGCCGGTTTCGTATTGGCTGAGCGATAG
- a CDS encoding family 16 glycoside hydrolase — protein MKRTLLMPWLLLLAMPATGETILFTQDKPGALPAGWVAGVTGHGTPRWTVEADAAGTNVLKQSGSGDFPWCVKQGTAVADGFVEVKFKPVAGHEDQAGGVVWRWKDGNDYYVARANALENNVSLYYTTGGHRHTLRYQDAPVAAQAWHTLRVEFAGDRIQVSLDGKRYIDVTDDHIRGTGAVGVWTKADSVTLFDAFSYGTTAK, from the coding sequence ATGAAGCGGACCCTGCTGATGCCTTGGCTGCTGTTGTTGGCCATGCCGGCGACAGGAGAAACGATCCTGTTCACCCAGGACAAGCCTGGCGCATTGCCTGCGGGATGGGTGGCTGGCGTCACCGGCCACGGCACGCCCAGATGGACCGTTGAGGCGGACGCTGCCGGCACCAACGTGCTCAAGCAGTCTGGCTCCGGCGATTTCCCGTGGTGCGTGAAACAGGGTACCGCCGTCGCCGACGGGTTCGTCGAGGTGAAGTTCAAGCCTGTCGCTGGTCATGAAGATCAGGCCGGGGGCGTCGTCTGGCGCTGGAAGGACGGCAACGATTACTACGTCGCGCGCGCGAACGCGCTGGAGAACAACGTCTCGCTGTACTACACGACGGGTGGTCACCGGCACACGCTTCGCTACCAGGATGCGCCGGTTGCCGCGCAGGCCTGGCATACGTTGCGGGTGGAATTCGCGGGCGATCGCATTCAGGTATCGCTGGATGGCAAGCGCTACATCGACGTGACGGACGATCACATCCGCGGTACCGGCGCGGTTGGGGTCTGGACCAAGGCCGACAGCGTGACCCTGTTCGACGCGTTCTCGTACGGCACCACCGCGAAGTAA